A single region of the Undibacterium piscinae genome encodes:
- a CDS encoding zinc-dependent alcohol dehydrogenase family protein, giving the protein MKALVYLGPGKKALEERTRPEILAPTDAIVQITKTTICGTDLHILKGDVPSCQPGRILGHEGVGIVDKVGVAVTAFKPGDRVLISCISSCGKCEYCRKLMYSHCTTGGWILGNTIDGTQAEYVRTPYADTSLYPIPYGMDEEALVMLSDILPTGFECGVLNGKVQPGCTVAIVGAGPIGLAALLTAQFYSPAEIIMIDLDDKRLEIATRFGATSVINSTDGKAVEALMELSNGRGVDTAIEAVGIPASFELCEKIVAPGGTIANIGVHGAKVDLHLENLWDRNITITTRLVDTVSTPMLMRSLQTKKIDPTQLITHHFKLANILDAYETFAHAASTGALKVVIEV; this is encoded by the coding sequence ATGAAAGCACTTGTCTATTTGGGCCCAGGTAAAAAAGCCTTGGAAGAACGTACGCGGCCAGAAATACTTGCGCCCACCGATGCCATCGTCCAAATAACCAAGACCACTATCTGTGGCACCGATCTGCATATTCTCAAAGGCGATGTGCCTAGCTGCCAGCCAGGCCGCATTCTTGGTCATGAGGGGGTCGGTATTGTTGATAAAGTTGGTGTTGCGGTCACCGCGTTTAAACCCGGTGACAGGGTGCTGATCTCTTGCATCAGCTCATGTGGCAAGTGCGAATATTGCCGCAAGCTGATGTATTCTCATTGCACAACAGGCGGTTGGATACTTGGTAATACCATCGATGGCACCCAGGCAGAATATGTGCGTACGCCGTATGCCGATACGAGTTTGTATCCGATTCCCTATGGGATGGATGAAGAAGCGCTGGTCATGCTGAGCGATATTTTGCCGACCGGATTCGAATGCGGCGTGCTCAACGGTAAGGTGCAGCCCGGTTGCACGGTGGCGATCGTTGGCGCAGGGCCGATCGGGCTGGCCGCTTTACTCACGGCGCAATTTTATTCTCCAGCCGAAATCATCATGATCGATCTCGACGACAAACGTCTTGAAATTGCCACACGCTTTGGCGCTACCTCTGTAATCAATAGTACGGATGGCAAGGCGGTGGAAGCTTTAATGGAACTAAGCAATGGGCGAGGGGTTGATACCGCGATTGAAGCGGTAGGCATTCCTGCGAGCTTTGAATTGTGCGAAAAAATTGTCGCGCCTGGCGGCACCATCGCCAATATCGGCGTACACGGTGCCAAAGTCGATTTGCATCTGGAAAATCTGTGGGATAGAAACATCACGATCACCACACGTTTGGTGGATACCGTCAGTACTCCCATGCTGATGAGAAGCTTGCAGACGAAAAAGATTGATCCGACACAATTGATCACGCATCACTTCAAGCTCGCTAACATTCTGGATGCGTATGAGACCTTTGCCCACGCTGCCAGTACGGGCGCGCTTAAAGTGGTGATCGAGGTCTGA
- a CDS encoding LysR family transcriptional regulator: MSTIRIPSLRLLAGFEAAARHGNFSRAADELCLSQSAISHQIQQLEEQVGQPLFRRVGRGVELSIAGEVLQRSVTRSLDTLRSGLGRISTYLDPGLVVLVCPAPLLHGWVQPQLEFLQETIAGLCPMLSTDETARFIDELDVDITIGDRPIQQPGLLEIPFLQDEWVMLGCTELVAKLANIPISEHHLHTKLVCLEESLTNAATAGIFRDQLAMFKNQAIYDDQRLLLDAVLRGRGIACVSRLLAKDDLAQKRLAILPEYQRPVGTTWWISRVAGQPRSNIVLEVFDGLLKQGNLEGVGD, from the coding sequence ATGTCTACTATACGAATTCCCTCATTGAGATTGTTGGCTGGTTTTGAAGCTGCCGCACGCCATGGCAATTTTTCGCGTGCGGCAGATGAGCTGTGTCTTTCACAATCAGCGATCAGTCATCAGATCCAGCAATTAGAAGAACAGGTTGGGCAGCCCCTGTTTCGCAGGGTCGGCCGCGGCGTTGAACTTTCGATAGCGGGCGAGGTGTTGCAGCGTAGTGTTACGCGCTCCCTAGATACTTTGCGTAGCGGTTTGGGGCGGATTTCCACCTACCTTGATCCTGGTTTAGTGGTCTTGGTATGTCCAGCGCCGCTTTTGCATGGTTGGGTGCAGCCGCAATTGGAATTTTTGCAAGAGACGATTGCGGGACTTTGCCCCATGTTGTCTACCGATGAAACTGCGCGTTTCATCGATGAACTCGATGTGGACATTACCATCGGTGATCGTCCAATACAACAGCCTGGCTTATTGGAAATTCCATTTTTGCAGGATGAATGGGTAATGCTAGGCTGCACTGAACTGGTGGCGAAGTTGGCGAATATACCCATCTCCGAGCATCATTTACACACCAAATTGGTTTGCCTGGAAGAGAGCCTGACCAATGCTGCAACCGCAGGGATCTTCCGGGATCAGTTGGCTATGTTCAAAAATCAAGCGATATATGATGATCAGCGCCTATTGCTTGATGCCGTGTTGCGTGGACGCGGTATCGCCTGTGTCTCGCGTTTGTTGGCCAAGGATGATCTGGCACAGAAAAGGTTGGCAATCCTACCTGAATATCAAAGGCCTGTTGGTACAACCTGGTGGATCTCGCGGGTAGCGGGGCAGCCACGCTCCAATATTGTTCTGGAAGTCTTTGATGGCTTGCTCAAACAAGGCAATTTGGAAGGTGTTGGCGATTAG
- a CDS encoding agmatine deiminase family protein, giving the protein MTQQEFDCRRDGYRMPAEWEPMAATWLGWPVLENREELWGEHYPAVCDAFALLARTIAKYQRCIVTAHTPLVETARKLCGPSVTVVPLAVEDNWVRDCGPIILSNEDKLSQVAAAFKFNAWGEKYSPYDGCARLADDIAAMAQLPVMRSSMVLEGGSFYVDGQGTLLTTESCLLHPNRNPGMTRADIEAELRRMLGVTKIIWLPGYPPEVETNGHIDGIASFIAPGKILFNAADPDMGEYYTGMQENRRALELATDARGRRFEILDLPVPRNAYNYDCPRFCDTYANYVLVNGAVISTAFDVPQDELARAVFAQAFPDRVVELLPITAISLGGGATHCSTQQHPMLGNRLQMCNLA; this is encoded by the coding sequence ATGACACAACAAGAATTTGATTGCCGCCGTGACGGCTATCGTATGCCCGCAGAATGGGAACCAATGGCAGCCACCTGGTTGGGCTGGCCAGTGCTAGAAAACCGTGAAGAACTGTGGGGTGAACACTACCCTGCCGTATGTGATGCCTTTGCCTTACTGGCGCGCACTATTGCCAAATATCAGCGTTGTATCGTTACCGCGCACACTCCACTGGTAGAGACGGCGCGTAAATTATGTGGCCCTAGCGTCACTGTCGTGCCACTTGCGGTAGAAGACAACTGGGTGCGTGATTGCGGCCCGATTATCCTGAGCAATGAAGACAAGCTCAGTCAAGTCGCTGCTGCTTTTAAGTTTAATGCCTGGGGTGAAAAGTACTCGCCGTATGATGGTTGCGCCCGTCTGGCCGATGATATTGCAGCGATGGCGCAATTGCCTGTTATGCGCTCCAGCATGGTGTTGGAAGGTGGTTCATTTTATGTCGACGGTCAAGGTACTTTGTTGACGACCGAGAGCTGCTTGCTGCACCCAAACCGTAATCCAGGCATGACTCGCGCCGACATCGAGGCGGAATTACGTCGCATGTTAGGCGTAACAAAAATCATTTGGTTGCCAGGCTACCCACCTGAAGTTGAGACCAATGGTCATATCGATGGCATCGCTTCGTTTATCGCACCGGGCAAGATACTGTTCAACGCAGCCGATCCTGACATGGGTGAATACTACACCGGCATGCAAGAAAACCGCCGTGCGCTGGAACTGGCCACCGATGCTCGTGGTCGGCGCTTTGAGATACTCGATCTGCCAGTGCCACGCAATGCCTATAACTACGACTGTCCGCGTTTTTGCGACACTTATGCCAACTATGTCTTAGTCAACGGTGCGGTAATTTCAACTGCCTTCGATGTGCCACAAGATGAATTAGCACGTGCCGTCTTCGCTCAAGCCTTCCCCGACCGCGTGGTTGAATTATTGCCGATCACGGCTATTTCTCTCGGTGGTGGTGCCACTCATTGCTCCACCCAGCAGCACCCTATGCTAGGCAATCGCCTGCAAATGTGTAATTTGGCTTAA
- a CDS encoding tyrosine-type recombinase/integrase, whose product MKQQNNLNAGHGYALLPLDNVILPVDMDGSDGNNRARGNRPQILADNDIDAIKAWLARFLDTKTTFDNYRKEAERLLLWSTIQLGKPLSSITHEDWLLYQRFLSNPEPTSRWVMRDGRKFARSDPEWRPFSGPLSPTSQRQAAVILNVLFSWLVNAGYLAGNPLSLSRQRNRKAKPRITRYLEEDLWMEVKLTIDSMPKESPRECEQYFRMRWLFSLLYLCGLRISEVIGNTMGCFFCRRDKTGEERWWLEILGKGDKLRIVPATNELMVELARYRREKGLAALPASDECLPLLLPIGRRTDSMTRGALHAIVKKVFENTAIRLRQRDEHSQALADRVEQASAHWLRHTAGSHMANNDVDLRHVRDNLGHESISTTNNYLHSSDNARHQETENRHKIKW is encoded by the coding sequence ATGAAGCAGCAAAACAATCTGAATGCCGGTCACGGGTATGCGTTGCTACCACTTGACAACGTAATATTGCCAGTTGATATGGATGGCAGCGATGGCAACAACCGCGCACGAGGCAATCGTCCTCAGATATTAGCTGATAACGATATTGATGCTATCAAAGCTTGGCTTGCTCGTTTTTTAGATACTAAGACCACTTTTGATAATTATCGAAAAGAAGCAGAACGCTTACTTTTATGGTCTACCATTCAACTCGGTAAACCTTTGTCATCGATAACGCACGAGGATTGGTTGCTCTATCAGAGGTTTTTGTCCAATCCTGAACCTACATCTCGGTGGGTTATGCGAGATGGTCGAAAATTTGCGCGAAGTGACCCGGAATGGCGTCCCTTTTCGGGACCGCTCTCCCCTACAAGTCAACGCCAAGCAGCCGTCATCCTCAATGTCCTATTTTCTTGGTTAGTCAACGCGGGATATTTGGCCGGAAATCCACTATCACTTTCGCGACAGCGAAACAGAAAGGCAAAACCACGTATTACGCGGTATCTTGAGGAAGATTTGTGGATGGAAGTTAAATTGACGATCGACTCTATGCCGAAGGAGTCTCCGCGAGAATGTGAACAATATTTTAGAATGCGCTGGCTGTTTTCACTCTTGTACTTATGCGGCCTACGTATTTCTGAAGTAATTGGAAATACGATGGGATGTTTTTTCTGTCGACGGGATAAAACCGGCGAAGAGCGCTGGTGGCTCGAAATCTTAGGTAAAGGTGACAAGTTGCGTATTGTTCCGGCAACCAATGAATTAATGGTGGAGTTAGCACGATATAGACGTGAAAAAGGCTTAGCTGCCCTCCCCGCCTCAGATGAATGCCTACCATTATTGTTACCGATTGGACGTCGAACGGATTCAATGACACGCGGCGCATTGCATGCGATAGTCAAAAAAGTCTTTGAAAATACCGCAATACGTTTAAGACAACGCGACGAACACTCTCAAGCGCTTGCTGATCGCGTCGAGCAGGCATCTGCGCATTGGCTAAGACATACTGCAGGTTCACACATGGCTAATAACGACGTTGATCTACGCCATGTACGCGATAATTTGGGGCATGAGTCTATTAGCACCACCAATAATTATCTCCACTCATCAGATAATGCCCGCCACCAAGAAACAGAAAATAGACATAAAATAAAGTGGTAG
- a CDS encoding sigma-70 family RNA polymerase sigma factor has product MNKTKQPTSQDLLYQQAVQEFGRELTRFVAGYERENGKRQELLQEVHFALWRSMAAYMEQCSLRTWVYRVAHNVAVTHIQRNQRAVERNWASLEELELHVDEAADILLTDRRLDLERVMELVHSLIALDREIILLYLEDLDAASISEITGLSSRNVATKIHRIKSLLANRLAFRRKSS; this is encoded by the coding sequence ATGAACAAAACAAAACAACCCACCTCGCAAGACCTCTTGTACCAGCAGGCAGTGCAAGAATTTGGCCGTGAACTGACCCGCTTTGTAGCAGGCTACGAACGAGAAAATGGAAAACGGCAGGAGCTATTGCAAGAGGTTCATTTCGCTTTATGGCGAAGCATGGCCGCTTACATGGAGCAGTGCTCGTTGCGAACCTGGGTGTATCGAGTGGCGCACAATGTCGCAGTGACGCATATTCAGCGAAACCAGCGTGCCGTAGAGCGAAATTGGGCCAGTCTGGAAGAGCTTGAACTTCATGTCGATGAGGCTGCTGACATCCTCTTAACGGACCGGCGACTAGACCTAGAACGAGTGATGGAATTAGTTCATTCTCTGATCGCATTGGATCGCGAAATCATCTTACTTTATCTCGAAGATTTGGACGCTGCCAGCATTAGTGAAATCACAGGACTGTCTTCCCGCAACGTCGCCACAAAAATACATAGGATCAAATCACTGCTGGCAAACCGGCTGGCCTTTAGGAGAAAATCATCATGA
- a CDS encoding long-chain fatty acid--CoA ligase, translated as MSIQLKPLKERTLSELQTLSELFAWRAALTPQLEAYRQFNELQGEWISSSWLETYQRSLEFAKAIAVLQPERGARIAILLPNSLNAVCMDQATLQLACVPVPMHALDNPASIAYILSDSDATLLIAATDQQWQEIAGTGITTPALRQVVVLQKNLAQNDYCPDVPVALLDDWLASASAHDAPTVLVEAKADDLAALVYTSGTTGKPKGVMLTHQNVMSNVKAVVKRVVPVSSDVFLSFLPLSHTFERTAGYYLPIAAGACVAFSFSVKQLPQELLTIRPTILISVPRIYERVYSALQNKLAQSKIQSLLVNEAIAIGWRRFNKVQGLMSQSRLQTVFDSLAWSVLEPLVADKLKSQFGGRLRVAVSGGAALSTAISRCFLSLGIPIVQGYGMTESSPVVAFNSPEDNNPATVGRVMDQVEVKIGENAELLVRGPNVMRGYWKREEDTAKAFIDGWLRTGDQAEVLDGRVRILGRVKEIIVTSTGEKIAPVDLEIAIATDPVFEQVYAFGDNAPFIACAVVLSQAYWATLSASLALDANAPASLHSPKAVDAVVQRMRALTTALPFYAQPKAAILSLEPWTIENTLITPTLKLKRLNLAKHFASDIQRLYTQHR; from the coding sequence ATGTCGATACAACTGAAACCCCTGAAAGAAAGAACGCTGTCTGAACTTCAAACCTTATCTGAACTTTTCGCCTGGCGTGCCGCCCTGACACCGCAGCTTGAAGCGTACCGGCAGTTTAATGAGTTGCAAGGCGAATGGATCAGTTCTTCATGGCTAGAAACCTATCAACGTAGTCTAGAGTTTGCCAAAGCAATCGCTGTCTTGCAGCCCGAGCGCGGTGCGCGCATTGCGATTTTATTGCCCAATAGTTTGAATGCAGTGTGCATGGATCAAGCGACATTGCAGCTCGCTTGCGTCCCGGTACCCATGCATGCGCTCGATAACCCTGCCAGTATTGCCTATATCCTTAGCGACAGCGATGCGACTTTACTCATCGCCGCTACTGATCAGCAATGGCAAGAAATCGCTGGCACTGGCATCACTACGCCAGCGCTACGGCAGGTAGTGGTACTACAAAAAAATCTCGCGCAAAATGACTATTGCCCGGATGTGCCGGTCGCTCTGTTGGACGATTGGCTTGCCAGCGCATCTGCGCATGACGCCCCTACAGTTCTGGTCGAGGCCAAGGCTGATGATTTGGCCGCTTTGGTGTATACCTCTGGCACCACAGGCAAACCGAAAGGTGTGATGCTAACTCATCAGAACGTCATGTCCAACGTCAAGGCGGTGGTAAAGCGCGTTGTGCCAGTCAGCAGTGACGTCTTCCTGTCGTTTTTGCCTTTGTCGCATACCTTCGAACGTACCGCAGGCTATTACTTGCCGATTGCGGCAGGTGCGTGCGTAGCATTCTCGTTTTCGGTGAAACAATTGCCGCAAGAATTGCTTACCATCAGGCCGACCATACTCATTTCAGTGCCACGTATTTACGAACGCGTGTACAGCGCACTACAAAACAAATTGGCACAGTCAAAAATTCAGTCCTTGCTAGTCAATGAGGCGATAGCGATTGGCTGGCGACGCTTCAACAAAGTACAAGGCTTGATGTCGCAAAGTCGGCTTCAGACCGTGTTTGATAGCCTTGCCTGGAGCGTGCTAGAACCACTTGTGGCAGATAAACTAAAAAGCCAGTTTGGCGGACGCTTGCGGGTAGCTGTGAGTGGCGGCGCTGCCCTGTCTACCGCGATCTCGCGGTGTTTTTTGAGCTTGGGCATTCCTATCGTGCAAGGCTATGGCATGACCGAAAGCTCGCCGGTCGTGGCATTTAATTCTCCCGAAGACAATAATCCGGCAACCGTTGGACGCGTGATGGATCAGGTCGAAGTCAAAATTGGGGAAAACGCCGAGCTACTGGTGCGCGGGCCCAATGTGATGCGAGGCTATTGGAAACGTGAGGAAGATACCGCCAAAGCCTTTATCGATGGCTGGTTACGCACCGGCGATCAGGCAGAAGTGCTGGACGGACGGGTGCGCATACTCGGGCGCGTCAAAGAAATCATAGTGACTTCAACAGGCGAGAAAATTGCGCCGGTTGATCTGGAGATCGCGATCGCTACCGACCCCGTATTCGAGCAAGTCTATGCCTTCGGCGACAACGCGCCCTTCATCGCATGCGCGGTGGTTCTGAGTCAGGCTTATTGGGCCACCTTAAGTGCTTCACTGGCGCTCGATGCCAACGCACCGGCCAGCCTGCACTCGCCCAAAGCGGTGGATGCCGTAGTGCAGCGCATGCGCGCACTAACTACCGCCCTGCCTTTTTACGCGCAGCCTAAAGCGGCAATTCTGTCACTAGAGCCTTGGACCATAGAAAACACTCTGATTACGCCAACACTGAAATTAAAACGACTTAATCTTGCCAAACATTTTGCGTCGGATATACAGCGCTTGTACACACAACATCGATAA
- the aguB gene encoding N-carbamoylputrescine amidase — translation MTKRTITVASVQMASGDWDFQLNMDRAERLIREAAAKGANLVLCPELFMMPYFCLDQNVNHLDLAEPFEGNPRIAHFAKLAGELNIVLPIGFFERAGNAAFNSVAVADADGAVLGVYRKTHIPDGPGYTEKFYFSPGDTGFKVWDTRFGRIGVAICWDQWYPETARSMALMGAEIMCFPTIIGSEPHSTEMDTAGHWQRTMQGHAAANMVPVVAANRIGSETGIGNNNALQKGLTGTFYGSSFIADYTGKKVAEANRVDETILLHSFDLEEIRKERQSFGFFRDRRPEMYTTLQTSDGHHIRPDLRKKA, via the coding sequence ATGACTAAACGAACCATTACCGTCGCTTCTGTACAAATGGCATCAGGCGATTGGGATTTTCAACTGAATATGGACAGAGCCGAGCGCTTGATACGCGAAGCGGCAGCCAAGGGCGCTAACTTAGTGTTGTGCCCTGAACTGTTCATGATGCCTTACTTCTGTCTTGATCAAAACGTGAATCATCTTGATCTGGCCGAACCATTCGAAGGCAACCCTCGTATCGCGCATTTTGCCAAATTAGCGGGCGAACTCAATATCGTTCTACCGATAGGCTTCTTTGAGCGTGCCGGCAATGCGGCGTTCAATTCGGTGGCGGTCGCAGATGCCGATGGCGCGGTATTGGGTGTCTATCGCAAGACCCATATTCCAGATGGTCCTGGGTATACAGAAAAATTCTATTTCTCACCTGGCGACACTGGTTTTAAAGTCTGGGATACCCGTTTTGGACGCATCGGTGTAGCGATCTGCTGGGATCAGTGGTATCCGGAAACCGCCCGCAGTATGGCCTTGATGGGTGCAGAAATCATGTGTTTCCCGACCATCATAGGTTCAGAGCCGCATAGTACTGAAATGGATACAGCAGGCCATTGGCAGCGCACCATGCAAGGTCACGCCGCCGCCAATATGGTGCCGGTAGTCGCCGCCAATCGCATCGGCAGCGAGACCGGTATCGGCAATAACAACGCGCTACAAAAAGGCTTAACCGGTACTTTTTATGGCTCCAGTTTCATTGCTGATTACACCGGTAAGAAAGTGGCTGAAGCCAACCGCGTGGATGAAACGATCCTGCTACATAGCTTTGATTTGGAAGAAATTCGTAAAGAGCGTCAAAGTTTTGGCTTCTTCCGCGATCGCCGTCCTGAAATGTATACCACCTTACAAACTAGCGATGGGCACCATATACGCCCTGATTTGCGCAAGAAGGCTTAA